The Colletes latitarsis isolate SP2378_abdomen chromosome 1, iyColLati1, whole genome shotgun sequence genome has a segment encoding these proteins:
- the Ankle2 gene encoding ankyrin repeat and LEM domain-containing protein 2: MISENEQMPQTMYVACGNSNVSNGTVFHAVYIPEENVDISTESYTKENRIYQDKAEALKVIKEFKTGRLKSFKNLSEAEEYAKTGFEKTNYTNNSTISTTVPVVEEKSNNFKVPRSQDLVCFRKLIKDGNLHAVKSTMWGNPRYLIGSGDTPAILQEGCRYNALHIAVKADRPDMCELILNTVGNAKFIQLLYGDECKSYVDRAQIMLDLYLNTPDKGLNETPLHFAVKFGLKDVVRVLVSYPCCIKTLPNKYKQLPIDIICSRTCQDKELKKEIRMLLEDQYYVPVLRSDDNTLQPLIGEPFSPPNALSLNTDPISPRLEVRAFAGPMTKSRALEFKKKWKTPPRLNMTPVKRITEDESNMTNNCVNNLMLRLQDTEKGLERVGRDLAEEYQVSWKEYWPFLNDFADFRTTEGLMKLEKYLEDKFHDQLFSYCQNLNDNKTNSNSEIKLESVDEIDYLCNKLQLCTLHNTDDHDTNNIDELEFFTPPSSPKLIVDSSDDEMETAEEGPATFLEGSLPTKQDYAVHNAVPSITSTAYPNIYRWQHNMQLVMKRDLPRTNNIRLIRRKLILTP; the protein is encoded by the exons aTGATAAGTGAAAACGAACAAATGCCACAAACGATGTATGTGGCTTGTGGGAACTCCAATGTATCAAATGGAACAGTTTTCCATGCTGTATATATACCCGAAGAAAATGTTGATATTTCAACAGAAAGCTATACAAAAG AAAATAGAATTTATCAAGACAAAGCAGAAGCATTAAAAGTAATCAAGGAATTTAAAACAGGTCGTTTAAAATCGTTTAAGAATCTTTCAGAAGCTGAAGAATATGCTAAGACTGGTTTTGAAAAAACAAATTACACTAACAATAGTACAATATCTACAACAGTACCTGTAGTAGAAGAGAAATCGAATAATTTTAAAGTTCCACGATCACAAGATCTTGTATGTTTTAGAAAGTTAATTAAGGATGGAAATTTACATGCTGTTAAATCTACAATGTGGGGAAATCCACGATATTTAATTGGAAGTGGAGACACACCTGCAATTTTGCAA GAAGGGTGTCGTTATAATGCATTGCATATTGCAGTCAAAGCAGACAGACCAGATATGTGTGAGTTAATATTAAACACTGTTGGAAATGCAAAATTTATACAGTTACTTTATGGTGATGAGTGCAAGAGTTATGTGGACCGTGCACAGATTATGTtagatttatatttaaatacacCTGATAAAGGATTGAATGAAACACCATTACACTTTGCTGTTAAATTTGGTTTAAAAGATGTAGTtcgagttcttgtttcatatccATGTTGCATAAAAACATTGCCAAACAAATATAAACAGCTACCAATAGAT ATAATATGTAGTAGAACCTGTCAAGACAAAGAGTTAAAAAAAGAGATACGAATGTTACTGGAAGATCAGTATTATGTACCTGTATTAAGATCAGATGATAACACATTGCAACCTCTTATTGGGGAACCTTTCTCTCCACCTAATGCATTG AGTTTAAACACAGATCCAATAAGTCCACGTTTAGAAGTACGTGCATTTGCCGGACCAATGACAAAATCTCGAGcattagaatttaaaaaaaagtggaAAACACCTCCACGTCTTAATATGACGCCTGTTAAAAGAATTACAGAAGATGAATCTAACATGACAAACAATTGTGTTAACAATTTAATGTTAAGATTACAAGATACAGAAAAGGGACTTGAACGAGTTGGAAG AGATTTGGCAGAAGAATATCAAGTATCATGGAAAGAATATTGGCCATTTTTGAACGATTTTGCAGATTTTCGTACTACAGAAGGCTTAATGAAACTTGAAAAATACTTGGAAGATAAATTTCATgaccaattattttcttattgtcAG AACTTAAATGATAATAAAACAAATTCAAATTCAGAAATAAAATTGGAATCAGTCGATGAAATAGATTATTTATGTAATAAATTACAATTGTGTACATTACATAATACAGACGATCATGATACAAACAATATAG ACGAATTAGAATTTTTTACACCACCATCGTCTCCAAAATTAATAGTAGACAGTTCTGATGATGAAATGGAAACTGCAGAGGAAGGTCCTGCAACGTTTCTTGAGgg aTCACTACCAACAAAACAGGATTATGCTGTTCATAATGCCGTACCATCAATTACGTCTACTGCATATCCGAACATTTACCGTTGGCAACATAACATGCAGCTTGTTATGAAACGTGACTTACCTAG AACTAACAATATAAGGTTAATCAGAAGAAAATTGATTCTGACCCCCTAG
- the Bmm gene encoding brummer isoform X1, giving the protein MNLSFAGCGFLGIYHVGVAVCFKKYAPHLLLNKISGASAGAIAACCLLCDLPLGEITSNVLRVAREARQRTLGPFSPSFNVQEILLESLQKFLPNDAHIRVSGKLHVSLTRVYDGKNVIVSQFSSKEDLLQALLASAFIPLFSGLLPPRFHGIRYMDGGFSDNLPTLDENTITVSPFCGESDICPRDVSSQLFHVNVANTSIELSRQNIYRFARILFPPNPEILSSMCKQGFDDALRFLHRNNLLNCTRCLAVQSTFVVSETLDDNMEYDPECLECKMHRQEALVSKLPETVMTIFQDAIDSANKGLINWFFKHRSVKLLSLLSLPYTLPADVVYATFTNLIGNKIETRTLEYKVVGNFLRTPSQMISCTNHMTSFRFILNVPKLRRNLLELRTFFLDQLNILFPQITVYYQRVPQTIKCQLAITEYGSSIYNMEAVDETDHLYKTKKNLNLTLQYDEIQPWTDHNNKSKCVINMSDLSTVDDTFENILQVTSDQEAVMAYYYMDDNNKVQVTEIFDVTDSESHTVLSIEEVENNRKLQFDEWDEPTWLSSQHMLNDVVSESPYTDENQLSMENLSDISLEEDIIGGSNISSDPESEWAVSKDLPVVQVSSPPDSRPEVDQPSLNL; this is encoded by the exons ATGAATTTATCGTTCGCTGGTTGTGGTTTCCTTGGTATTTACCACGTTGGTGTAGCAGTGTGCTTCAAGAAATACGCTCCACACTTGCTCTTGAATAAGATTAGTGGTGCATCGGCTGGTGCTATCGCTGCCTGTTGCCTTCTTTGTGACTTACCCCTCG GGGAGATTACAAGTAATGTATTACGTGTTGCACGCGAAGCGCGACAACGTACTCTTGGCCCGTTTAGTCCATCTTTTAATGTACAAGAAATACTGTTAGAAAGCTTGCAAAAG TTCCTTCCTAACGACGCTCATATTCGAGTGAGCGGTAAACTCCACGTCTCCTTGACAAGAGTATATGATGGAAAAAATGTAATCGTTTCACAATTCTCTTCTAAGGAAGATTTGCTACAG gCATTATTAGCAAGTGCATTTATTCCACTTTTCTCTGGACTTTTACCACCACGATTTCATGGTATTAGATATATGGATGGTGGTTTTAGTGATAATCTTCCTACACTGGATGAAAATACAATTACTGTTAGTCCTTTTTGTGGTGAGAGTGATATTTGTCCTAGAGATGTTTCTTCTCAACTTTTCCAT GTCAATGTTGCAAACACTAGTATAGAACTTTCAAGACAGAACATATATAGGTTTGCAAGAATACTATTTCCACCTAATCCAGAG ATACTTTCAAGTATGTGCAAGCAAGGATTTGATGATGCATTAAGATTCCTTCATCGTAATAATTTACTAAATTGTACTCGATGTCTTGCTGTACAATCAACATTTGTTGTCTCAGAAACTCTTGATGATAACATGGAATATGATCCTGAGTGTTTAGAATGTAAAATGCATAGACAG gAAGCATTGGTATCTAAGTTACCTGAGACAGTAATGACCATATTCCAAGATGCGATCGATTCTGCTAATAAAGGTCTTATCAATTGGTTTTTCAAACATCGCAGTGTAAAACTACTTTCATTACTTAGTTTACCTTACACGTTACCAGCAGATGTAGTGTATGCAACTTTCACCAA TCTGATTGGTAACAAGATAGAAACTCGCACCTTGGAATATAAAGTAGTTGGAAATTTTCTTCGTACACCCTCACAGATGATTTCTTGTACTAATCATATGACATCTTTTCG gtTTATTTTAAATGTCCCTAAATTACGAAGAAATTTGTTAGAATTAAGAACATTCTTCTTGGATCAATTAAACATACTGTTTCCCCAAATCACTGTGTATTATCAACGAGTCCCACAAACTATTAAATGTCAATTAGCTATTACAGAATATGGATCAA GTATATATAATATGGAAGCAGTAGACGAGACTGACCATTTatacaaaactaaaaaaaatCTAAATTTAACTTTACAATACGATGAAAT ACAACCATGGACAGATCACAATAATAAATCGAAATGTGTTATAAACATGTCTGATCTTTCAACTGTTGATGATACTTTTGAAAACATTCTTCAA GTAACTTCAGATCAAGAAGCTGTGATGGCATACTATTATATGGACGATAATAATAAAGTACAAGTAACAGAGATATTCGATGTTACGGATTCAGAATCGCATACAGTGTTATCTATAGAAGAGGTTGAGAATAATAGAAAATTACAGTTCGATGAATGGGATGAACCTACATGGTTGTCATCACAGCATATGCTCAATGATG TTGTTAGTGAATCTCCATACACAGATGAAAATCAATTAAGTATGGAAAATTTATCAGATATTTCTCTAGAGGAGGATATTATAGGAGGCTCAAATATCTCTTCTGATCCAGAAAGTGAATGGGCAGTGAGTAAAGATCTACCAGTAGTACAAGTTTCCAGTCCCCCAGATAGTCGACCAGAAGTGGATCAACCATCGTTAAAtttatga
- the Bmm gene encoding brummer isoform X2, whose amino-acid sequence MNLSFAGCGFLGIYHVGVAVCFKKYAPHLLLNKISGASAGAIAACCLLCDLPLGEITSNVLRVAREARQRTLGPFSPSFNVQEILLESLQKFLPNDAHIRVSGKLHVSLTRVYDGKNVIVSQFSSKEDLLQALLASAFIPLFSGLLPPRFHGIRYMDGGFSDNLPTLDENTITVSPFCGESDICPRDVSSQLFHVNVANTSIELSRQNIYRFARILFPPNPEILSSMCKQGFDDALRFLHRNNLLNCTRCLAVQSTFVVSETLDDNMEYDPECLECKMHRQEALVSKLPETVMTIFQDAIDSANKGLINWFFKHRSVKLLSLLSLPYTLPADVVYATFTKFILNVPKLRRNLLELRTFFLDQLNILFPQITVYYQRVPQTIKCQLAITEYGSSIYNMEAVDETDHLYKTKKNLNLTLQYDEIQPWTDHNNKSKCVINMSDLSTVDDTFENILQVTSDQEAVMAYYYMDDNNKVQVTEIFDVTDSESHTVLSIEEVENNRKLQFDEWDEPTWLSSQHMLNDVVSESPYTDENQLSMENLSDISLEEDIIGGSNISSDPESEWAVSKDLPVVQVSSPPDSRPEVDQPSLNL is encoded by the exons ATGAATTTATCGTTCGCTGGTTGTGGTTTCCTTGGTATTTACCACGTTGGTGTAGCAGTGTGCTTCAAGAAATACGCTCCACACTTGCTCTTGAATAAGATTAGTGGTGCATCGGCTGGTGCTATCGCTGCCTGTTGCCTTCTTTGTGACTTACCCCTCG GGGAGATTACAAGTAATGTATTACGTGTTGCACGCGAAGCGCGACAACGTACTCTTGGCCCGTTTAGTCCATCTTTTAATGTACAAGAAATACTGTTAGAAAGCTTGCAAAAG TTCCTTCCTAACGACGCTCATATTCGAGTGAGCGGTAAACTCCACGTCTCCTTGACAAGAGTATATGATGGAAAAAATGTAATCGTTTCACAATTCTCTTCTAAGGAAGATTTGCTACAG gCATTATTAGCAAGTGCATTTATTCCACTTTTCTCTGGACTTTTACCACCACGATTTCATGGTATTAGATATATGGATGGTGGTTTTAGTGATAATCTTCCTACACTGGATGAAAATACAATTACTGTTAGTCCTTTTTGTGGTGAGAGTGATATTTGTCCTAGAGATGTTTCTTCTCAACTTTTCCAT GTCAATGTTGCAAACACTAGTATAGAACTTTCAAGACAGAACATATATAGGTTTGCAAGAATACTATTTCCACCTAATCCAGAG ATACTTTCAAGTATGTGCAAGCAAGGATTTGATGATGCATTAAGATTCCTTCATCGTAATAATTTACTAAATTGTACTCGATGTCTTGCTGTACAATCAACATTTGTTGTCTCAGAAACTCTTGATGATAACATGGAATATGATCCTGAGTGTTTAGAATGTAAAATGCATAGACAG gAAGCATTGGTATCTAAGTTACCTGAGACAGTAATGACCATATTCCAAGATGCGATCGATTCTGCTAATAAAGGTCTTATCAATTGGTTTTTCAAACATCGCAGTGTAAAACTACTTTCATTACTTAGTTTACCTTACACGTTACCAGCAGATGTAGTGTATGCAACTTTCACCAA gtTTATTTTAAATGTCCCTAAATTACGAAGAAATTTGTTAGAATTAAGAACATTCTTCTTGGATCAATTAAACATACTGTTTCCCCAAATCACTGTGTATTATCAACGAGTCCCACAAACTATTAAATGTCAATTAGCTATTACAGAATATGGATCAA GTATATATAATATGGAAGCAGTAGACGAGACTGACCATTTatacaaaactaaaaaaaatCTAAATTTAACTTTACAATACGATGAAAT ACAACCATGGACAGATCACAATAATAAATCGAAATGTGTTATAAACATGTCTGATCTTTCAACTGTTGATGATACTTTTGAAAACATTCTTCAA GTAACTTCAGATCAAGAAGCTGTGATGGCATACTATTATATGGACGATAATAATAAAGTACAAGTAACAGAGATATTCGATGTTACGGATTCAGAATCGCATACAGTGTTATCTATAGAAGAGGTTGAGAATAATAGAAAATTACAGTTCGATGAATGGGATGAACCTACATGGTTGTCATCACAGCATATGCTCAATGATG TTGTTAGTGAATCTCCATACACAGATGAAAATCAATTAAGTATGGAAAATTTATCAGATATTTCTCTAGAGGAGGATATTATAGGAGGCTCAAATATCTCTTCTGATCCAGAAAGTGAATGGGCAGTGAGTAAAGATCTACCAGTAGTACAAGTTTCCAGTCCCCCAGATAGTCGACCAGAAGTGGATCAACCATCGTTAAAtttatga